In the Clavelina lepadiformis chromosome 8, kaClaLepa1.1, whole genome shotgun sequence genome, one interval contains:
- the LOC143468182 gene encoding F-box and leucine-rich repeat protein 13-like, translating to MEAYAFEDFDSDSEPEVLWGELPDDVWLQIFRFLPQYTILSVICNVCSRFRSTAFYSTLWRVLDFQKWDDHPALVMSFLELLKPEMGKVSNHLRSLSFGKNTGNNVFGSNSRWLFYACHNLVYLDVGECDQITALTVDEFAYYFCNVKTLILQGCRKVDDEAMRAVSRFPNLSSLNITNCTNVTDVGLNFVAGMRSRLLHLETSEVWHLSDEAIQNLVSQQPQIESLILYGENLTDLSVISTCHYLGNLRTFQMSFCRGLTDRSIFALCGKVRLQTLHLKKIAEEITTEALTLLFKETPLVNLRDLAICNTDAIVDDTVYAIAAGCPNLQKLHLDWCCEVTDNSMGELFRSCRHLQFVSLTGLGGLEGNWLVDIDHQLPFLTHLDVSLCRSIPGDRLRHLLLRNRKLEVYIHGGHLAQEPRRRRVALRDYL from the exons ATGGAAGCCTATGCTTTCGAAGACTTTGACAGCGATTCTGAACCTGAAGTATTGTGGGGCGAGCTTCCTGATGATGTTTGGCTGCAGATTTTCAGATTTTTACCCCAATATACAATTCTCTCGGTTATTTGCAATGTTTGCTCTAGGTTCAGGTCAACAGCATTTTACTCAACGCTGTGGAGAGTACTCGATTTTCAAAAGTGGGACGACCATCCAGCACTCGTG ATGTCTTTCCTCGAACTTCTCAAACCGGAGATGGGCAAAGTTTCCAATCATTTGCGTTCTCTCTCGTTTGGTAAAAACACTGgaaataatgtttttggttCAAATAGCCGATGGTTGTTTTATGCTTGCCACAACCTTGTCTACTTGGATGTTGGTGAATGTGATCAAATCACAGCTCTTACCGTAGATGAATTTGCTTATTATTTCTGTAACGTTAAGACCCTCATACTTCAGGGATGCAG AAAAGTTGATGATGAAGCCATGAGGGCAGTTAGCAGGTTTCCGAATCTTTCTTCGCTAAACATAACAAATTGTACCAATGTCACCGACGTtggtttgaattttgttgctggAATGCGAAGCCGGCTCTTGCATTTGGAAACCAGCGAAGTGTGGCATTTAAGCGACGa AGCTATACAAAACCTTGTCTCCCAGCAACCTCAGATCGAATCTCTCATTCTTTATGGAGAGAATCTAACCGACTTATCTGTCATTTCTACCTGCCATTACCTTGGTAATTTAAGGACCTTTCAAATGTCATTTTGCAGAGGACTAACAGACAGAAGTATTTTTGCATTGTGTGGGAAAGTAAG ATTGCAAACTCTACATTTGAAAAAGATCGCAGAAGAAATAACCACCGAAGCTCTTACACTTTTGTTTAAAGAGACGCCACTCGTTAATCTCAGAGACCTCGCAATTTGCAACACAGATGCCATTGTTGACGACACAGTTTACGCTATAGCAGCTGG TTGTCCGAATCTTCAGAAGCTACACCTCGACTGGTGTTGCGAAGTGACTGATAACTCGATGGGAGAACTCTTTAGATCATGCAG GCATCTGCAGTTCGTTAGTTTGACTGGATTGGGCGGCCTAGAGGGCAACTGGCTTGTAGACATTGATCATCAATTGCCATTTCTTACCCATCTCGATGTCTCGCTGTGCCGAAGTATTCCTGGCGACAGACTCAGACATCTTTTGTTGCG AAATCGTAAGCTTGAAGTGTACATTCATGGTGGACATTTGGCGCAGGAACCTCGCAGGAGAAGAGTTGCTCTAAGAGACTATTTGTGA